The Xiphophorus couchianus chromosome 18, X_couchianus-1.0, whole genome shotgun sequence DNA window TTGACACAGCACAtttccttttaataaaaaacatacctggactTATTTtgagcagttcttaaagataggtaacaagattctatgaaacagtgtcattgtttttaaattgtttttattgttttatacttgtgcatatgtattaattgtttttatcttgtaaccaggttgctgtatattgcacattttttgcccaggtccctcttgaaaatgagatccagatctcaacggggtttacatggttaaataaaggaatatacatataaaaaatataaaccttAGTGCAAACAGCCAAACAACATAATTATTAACTATTAACATAATTGTATCCCTCTACAATATCCTTTCACATCACAAATTCTCTTTGAAGGCAAAACAGATCCATCCAATATAACAATAGGATTTATGAGTTCTCTATCTGGAATAAAAAGCCATTGCTACCAACCTCAAACGTGTCTACCTGTTGAAGTGTGTTGAAATGAATGGGCAATATTTTAAGCAGTACATTTCACTATTCCATTACtaatttgcatttgtttcacatttgtCAAGAGCTCTACAACACGCTCcataaacaaaacatcacagTCAGCTTGGAAATAATTTACAATTCTACTGAAAACTGATTAACCGTCGATACAGTTGCTTATTACATGTCTGTGGTACATAGAAAGACAACCAGACACAGAGTTCAGAGATCAAGAGAAACTCTGGGTCTAGACCAAACCCGTTGACAtgttgaatgaaaaatgtgcCCAGAAAGCGCTTCCACCTGAGGTGGAGGAGAGAGGACACTGGGGGAGCAAGGTGCAGTTTCTGCTGGCCGTGGCTGGAAATGTTGTCGGCTTCGGCAACGTCTGGAGGTTTCCTTACCTCTGCTACAAAAACGGAGGGGGTAAGGTGATGTTAAATTTTAACTGATAATCATGGCTTTACTTTACGATAAGAAAACCTGAACAAAATTATGTGGAAATCAGTCAGGTCAGAAACCCGAATTTAAGCAATATACAGCATATATaggtttttagaaataaaaggcGAGATGAGATGCATCAGTCAGCTAAataacaattttacaaaaagtaTATTATGCATAGCTGTAAATTTGGGGATAAAAGCTGTATTTGTTTTCCACTGCAAATACCAAAGCAATGCGCTCTATGAAAGTGAAGGGTAAAATAAAGCAGGAGgtttgttccatgttttctggggatttaactgttttaaaagactttttctCGTCAACTTGAGGTGATGTCTTCAAATCATCTCTGTGAGAAACTCATAGTTTTAGAGATTGATTGAAACCACTTGAGCagataaattgtttttcttttctcagaaactgaaaaactgaagtaaataaataatgaaaaaatgtcttggaTGTTTTGATTTGTTCAAAAAGAGAGCCAAAGTGCAACGTTCCTGTTCTCAGGACCAATTGATGATTGTCAAAATAGTCGaaacattaaatgattttaaCTCAAGGTTCAAATTCTTCCAGGAGAACATTATCCTTCATGGAAacctaaaatattaaaaccttcCAAAGAAATCTTGTGTATTACTTTATTTAGGGATGCAACCTTTCAGTAATGAGAAACAAGCTGTGAGAGATCTGCAGACTATGCTCCAATGGTTCCAATGTCAGTGGCTCACCTTTGACTTTATAAATGGTTTCCTgcattgttatattttaaatattttaggaaattattttactttacttttttggcaataaaacatttaaggaGTTGTGTCTTTCCACATTTCCTCAtgttttaaatgcaaacttCAACATATTATGTCAGGATTTTAGTTGAGATGCCAACACAAACGAGCGCATAGTAGTAGAGAATTGGAAGAAATATGATACAaggtttccttcctcttcacaatgATCCTCTCACAATGATTTtatgttggtctttcacataaaatcctcatAAAATTCATACCTTATTGATTGCAACAtggaaaactgttaaaaaaatttcaacGAGATGAATGTGTTTGCCAAGCTACTGTTCAAAAACGTAAAGAAAATGGTTCCAGCACAATGCAGAATCTAGTGtcttaatttgttgttttgatcctCTGAGCCAagtgattatttttgaaaaatcaggTGCATTCTTGGTGCCATATCTGGTTTTTGTGGTGACCTGTGGCGTACCTCTGTTCCTGCTGGAAACAACCATGGGCCAGTACACACAGGAGGGGGGCATCACCTGCTGGAGGAAGCTGTGTCCGCTTGCAGAAGGTAACTCCTGCAGAACTTTATTCTTTGGAGACAGAGAAagtaaaacatcataaacaggGCTTTTGACTTATAAggtcaaaatataaaatggatGGTTCTCCTGTAAATAGAAGTTTAGAATAATAACAGcaaatgtagaaatatttaatcaaatcttAAATGAGTCCTATCAGATTGTTTGCCCACATTAGTCAAATGTTAAGTTTGTTGATATCTAGGACTTTCCTCAGGGTTCAAACATGAACCcgattcaaacatttttctaactttaCAGTGTCTAATTGGAAAATCTCACTTCAGCCACTGGATAAATCAaggcttttgttgttttctgctctgcaggTATAGGCTTTGGAGGGCAGCTGATCCTCTTCTACAGCTGCATGACTTACATCATTATTCTGTCCTGGGGTTTGCTCTATTTGGTCTTCTCCTTCAGCTCCCAGCTCCCCTGGGCCAGTTGTGACAACTACTGGAACACAGGTTGCATgcaaatgtgttaaaaatgttcctAGCTGTCAGACGCAACATAGTCACAGAACCATAGTGACAGAGTGTTTTTACCAACATCTTTTCAGAGGACTGTGTGGACTTTTCAACAAACAGCACCTTCCAGTGGACCAACAGGACTAATTCCACCTCAGCGGCCACAGAATTCTGGGAGTAAGTGAAGATAAGGAAGCTGCTCAGCTGCTTATGAGGCCaatatgaaatgtgtttttgatttttagacGGCGTGTCCTGGCTATCTCAGGGGGAATTGAGGAGGTGGGCAGCATCAGGTGGGAGGTGCTGTTGTGCTTGATTGTAATGTGGATCATTTGCTACTTCTGCATTTGGAAAGGAGTCAAGTCCACAGGAAAGGTCAGCTGatctttttcacagaaaaaaagtctaacacatgtgattttaacttaatattttcagttattCAGAATGTCTAAGAAGTTTCATTTGTTGATCCTTGTCCTCTAATTACCTCTTTGTACAAATAGTATGTCACTCAGAAGACTATTTTCTGTAGTCAGCATTTAAAATggaagaatttgttttaaagccATGCAGAATGAGGATGAAGGAGTGGTACAAGAGCTAAACAAGTCAGTACTGCAACACAGAATGATATCTTGTGGTCACCATGACAACCGGTAGGTACAAAAGCAAGTGGTTTAGAGTATACATGGCAggcaagaaaataaagaagtcTTTTCTGAACCTCACATATGTAAACATGTGCAAATTGTTCCACATTCACTGGACTTTAAAGAACTACATGTTTTGCTTAGAGAATACCAAGATTGACTTTTCagaactcagaaaaaaaaatctactcagGGAGGTTAACCTGGCTTAACTCTTCTCAGAATTTCAGTGAAATTAGGCAACAGCTTATTGCTACCACATAATACACATGACTGTCAAAGACGCCAAAAATGTAGAGGGTGCTATTCAAAGTTTGGTTTCAAATTGTGAGCttgtgttttcccttttttcaggTGGTGTACTTCACTGCCACCTTCCCATATGTCATGTTGTTAATCCTTTTGATTCGAGGACTAACTCTTCCCGGCGCCCTTGAAGGAGTCGTTTTTTATCTTCTTCCTGAACCGTCCCGACTCACCGACCCTCAGGTAGGCTCTAAGGGATGAAAGACTGAAGACAGCTAGGCTTTGAGACAAATGTGTCCACTGATGCTGTTGTTGGGGCAGGTGTGGATGGAGGCCGGCGCGCAGATCTTCTTCTCCTACAGTGTTGGGGTGGGCTCTCTAACTGTGCTGGGCAGCTACAACAAACACAATAACAACTGCTACAGGTAGAACAGCTTGTTGGTGTCAATAGGCCTTCTGCATCTCTACTGAAGTATATTATCCATGTATCAAGTACAATGAATGCAGCATTGCTCTGTTTTGTTAGGGACTGCCTGTGGCTGTGTTTCCTGAACAGTGCTACCAGTGTGGTAGCTGGGTTCGCCGTGTTCTCTGTGCTGGGTTTCATGGCTCATCAGCAAGGCATTCCCATTGCAGAGGTGGCCGAGTCAGGtgcatatttacacattttcagcCATATGTAACCTCATCTTTATGGAAGTTCTGTGGGGacgtttttttttagcagagacagaaaacctgGATAGAGTTGATGGAAAAATGGACGAGGCTAATTTCTTACACATGAAGCTCTAAAACTTTCATTGATTCCAGGAAGCAAATGTTATTGCCCTAAACAATTaagttttgttggaaaaaaagaaaaaaaaaagtatgtctttgaaaaaatgtctgtttattcATTGGGTAGTCTATAAAATTCCGCAGTGTTATTAGTTTGGTTTTTACCTGGTAGGGCAGTTAATGGATTAATAAAAGCATATTAAAAGGAGGAGATTATTAAATCATCACTTTGGCTTTGTTTTCCAGGTCCAGGCCTGGCATTCATCGCATACCCTCAGGCGGTGGCCATGATGCCTCTGCCCCAGCTCTGGTCCATCTGCTTCTTTGTCATGCTCATCCTCTTGGGTCTGGACACAGAAGTAAGCTGCCCAGGCAACTGAAGGAGGATCATAAGTATTCgtctgaaaatgtaattctgtTATTATCTTCTCTCTGCTCAGTTTGTCTCCATGGAGGTGGTGATGACGTCCATCATTGATATGTTTCCCAGAGTTATGCGACGGGCAGGACGCCGGGAGAgcttcctcctgctcttctgTCTGATTTGCTTCTTCTCTCAACTCGTCATGATTACCGAAGTCTGTGTTCAACgttaaaactttaatgttttacacCTTACAATACTGAATTGTTCTTGTacaattgtttttgtcacaagTGTGAGGTCATGATGTGCGGATGAAATCGTctttcataaatttaaaataagaaaatgattttctttctcttttgctgTTGTTCCAAGGGAGGGATGTTTGTGTTCCAGCTGTTTGACTACTATGCATGTAATGGAGCCTgcatcctcttcctctgtgtgtttgaaACTCTGTCAATGGGCTGGGTGTTTGGTACGTACACTGATGCTATGCATGTTTTAACGTGTTTCAATTTTCAAACTTGGAAACCTATGATCTAGAGAGATTGCGCAGTGAGGAAAGGTCAAAAATTCCTCTTTCCCACAATATATCTTATGAAATTCTAGAGGAGACTAGAAGATGTTCTATTGGCAAAAAAAGgatatacaaacaaaatattgtggACCACCTGATTtcatataaaaagtattttttcaacCTTGCCGTCTCACTGCAAAAGATTACACAAAGTGAAGGTTGGACTAATAGTGATTATTTCAAATTATGCTACTGTAAtgaaagattaaataatttgaagtgttttatttgacaCGCCTTTAGTTGGAGTcttaataattgtaaaatgtcatttaaacaTTGCAAACCTATAAAAGAAATGACTGATTAACTGTTAAATGTTACAACATGTCTTTCAAACAAGTGCAAAACAATCTCATCAACATGTAATTATTTAGGGGCAGATCGGTTGTATGGCATCATAGAGGATATGACAGGGGTGAAGGCCAATCCTTTCTTCAAAATCTGCTGGCTTTACATCACGCCACTGGTCTCACTGGTgagtcacctgtgtctctgtcagAGTGCTTTTGGTCACTGGATCAGATGTGAACTGTTGAATTTGGTAATTATTTATGCTTAATTTCAAACCAGAGACTAACTCAACCAATCCTGTTTGCCCTTTCAGGGATCTTTCATATGTTCCTTAATCAAGTATCAGCCTCTGACCTTTAATCGCTGGTATGTCTACCCATCCTGGGCTTACGTGTTGGGCTGGGTGCTGGCTCTCTCCTCCATCCTGCTTGTACCTGGGTGGGCACTTTATAAGATGATGACCGCCAGCGGCACACCTAGACAGGTGAGAAAGCATagcaatgttttattcaaattacatttaagatttttttattgcaaagaaaacacagcatttaatttccaaactgtggagaaattctGTTAGGATTTGGAGAATACTGATGAAATGGAAACGATGTGGATCCTTAAAAATAGAAGATTCGCTATGGCATTGTGAATCAGAATGTCAGGTCATTTGTTCTTAAGACCAATAGGCTGAACAGtggttaaaattttatgaaaaagtatAAGATAACTTTTTGCAGATTTACATCACCTGTAGATGCTGATCACCctgataaaaacatgttagaTAAAGGATATCTCTACATTTCTATTCTGTAAAGTTACATTACAAAGTAGATTTTTTAAACTATGAACATTTTATGTTAAGGACTGTATTTCATATCCTGATGTGGCAAAAAATCAGCAGTAATAACACAGCAACAGCATAGTCTAGTAGCAAATATGTTCCTTTGAACTTGCCGATGTAGCTCTTCTTTACTGTTTTGCAGCGCCTCCAGTACTTGTGCCAGCCTGCTCTAAGTGACTCACCAACTCAAATAAGAGGAGCTGAGCTGCAAAACAAGGGTGTTGACCTGATGCAGCCATTCATGGTCAACTGACAGCAGATGTACAGACTGATGTACCTGGAACTCCTTAAAATTACAGTTTAACATGCTAACCAGCCTCACCTGCCTCACCTGTTGCTCTCCTGTGACGTACAACAGCCACAAATGAAATGCACTTCGCACCATCACCTTTAGAAATAACTCACGTTTTAACAGCACCGCCTCAAACATGTTCAAAGTAACtcagagtttgtttgttttgtacattCTTCAGTTCTGCTCTTTATGAGATTTCATTCTGAACTTTCTTTGCAGATAATATTAATCTCCTGTGTTCAGTATTTAACTTATTCGgttatctgtttttcttttgtgactCAGAAACACAGCTTAGCCAATGACATGACTGGAAAGAGTACAAAGatgatgtactcaagtaagagtacaGTTACTCTTACTTGATCAAATTTGACCTAATTACAACTTACCAGTGTAAAatgttactcaaataaaaataaacagtaccaaattaaaattttactttaagtaAAAGTTAccttgcttcttttttatgaGCAGAAGAACGTTTCACTTATGTattttacaaaggaaaaaaggagATATTGGTATACTTTTGATTGAAGGAGCAgctttataaagaaaaatgcaacataaaattcAATATGTAATATTTCTCTATGAGATATGCAATAGAAAAACATGCTGTCTCATGTTGCTGTCAATGTACAGTATATCTCATAGAGATATATTACATTGCTTTTTTCACAGAGGCACCTCCGTCTTCCAATTGATGCAACAACGAAGGGATCTGATTACTAACCCACAGAAGGATCAGTGCTGTTCCTGTGAGAAATGTACTCAGAGCGGAACATGTAATATGTTTTCTGATAATTACGTGCAAAATGGGTTAAacctgtataaataaatgttttttttaattaattttctgtgGCAAAGACCTGAAACACTTCACAAGTTTTCTACTACTTCCTGTGCCAATAAATTAACAGCTTCTGCGCAAATAACCGTTCAATGCAAACTTTCTACGTTTATATTTTCTCAAAGATGTTGTGTTGTAAGTATATTATCACCTCATAGACACACTTAGCTTCAGCCTCTAGCACCAACTAGTCAGAATTTACCCTAAGACGTCACATTACCTTTGACAGAGCCTCACTTCATAAATCACGAAATATTCCCTTAAATCTTAAGTTCTCTGAATCTGATCATTTAAGAAAAGGGCAATAAGGGGAATTCTATTTAAAGTCAGCAGAAACTTGCATtagtgcatttaaaaaacacagaattggGATAAAATTACGTATATATTTGAATAACAGGAAAACAGTATTCTTATCTGTCAACAAATTATACTCCTATGTGTGATTTATTAGAACCCACAAAGTTTTTCTTGATGAGTAGATGAGACACACTGTAGAAATATACACAGATACACAAACATTAGAGAAACTTTTCACAAACTGCTTTATTTAAATAGCTTACAATTCTGAAAAATTCTCCAAAAACCACttgaaatttgaaaactttGACCGTCAGGCCTGCCTGTTGTATCCTCAAATAACACTTTTACTCCCAGATGATTACTGACCATTATTTAGGTAAAAGCATTTTGTATCAGTTTATGATACACTAGATagcactattattattattttacaaaagggGACAGTAGAGAAATAGCATAGATATAATTCATGTTACATTCCAACAAtaagattgtttttcttattttttttggatcttatgggtttttattcatttagtcTCAGCTCTAACCCAATTCCAATACTCTTTAGTACTCAAAGGAAGTACGAGAATGAGAGTTTCAatggtcatccatccattgtttaTAATCGCTTGTCCTTGCAACACTATCCCccaataaatacaaactttcAAACTTACactgaaaagtgttttaaattagtgaagtaaaagtccaaaaaccaagaaaaactatgaaaaatcacaaaaaacaatcaGCAGAGATGACAGCTGCTACGTAAGAGTATGGTTCATCAAATGATTTTGAAATGCTGCTCATTTATTCTGTGCATGTCTTAAAAAGAGGTTAAGCAAAATAACTACACATCATTTGAAGCGCATTGTAGAGTTATTAAAAAAGCCTACAATACAAAATGACACACAGCAAACCAAGCTCAGACtattaacacacacaaaaatacctGACAAGGCGCTTTGCTATAGACTACATAATACTTGGTATCTTGGAGCAAAGAAACAGTGAAGTAGTTTAACATCCAGCTGGTTGTTGACAGACTGCCCACCGTCTTCATCTGTAACAAACTGACTCCAACAACATTAGATGTAGCTGTGATTCCTTTAAAAAACTAACATGGCCTAATGTTGCTTATAAAGGTTGATGTTAAATTGTTTAGTGTATATTTTAGTGATGGACGGTTCTGACAGTATATTTGTGGCTTGAAATTGACACAGTAAAGAAAtcaaagccttttttaaaataccacAGAAATCCAAGCAGGTTTTCAGGATCGCCTGGTTTTGGcactgctttttttaaacaggcaCCCAAATGGGACCCATTTGTTCTTGCTGTCCCACTTGTTCTGAATCCATTTACTTTATTCCTCTTTTTCATGAGTTGAGTTTCATGAGCTTTAAATTGGAGTTTGAATGGATTATTTTTGAATCAGCTTCCAAAAGTAAAGTAAACTCAATATGTTGGATTTTAAAAGCGATGCTTCACAGTGACTATGTTATAGTGAGTTCAGGTGATAAGGGACAGGAAGTGCTAAGCACAAGTCTAAAAGCACATTGTGATTCATTCAGTGGTCAGGAGCAACAGCTCTTCAGGATTTCAGTcaccttttttccttttccaccCACAATTATAGAGATTTACTGCAGTAAATGTGCTTTAATGACAGCACCCAAGAAGGCATTGCTTTTGAGGAGAGTCAATGCTTTTTACCTtagaaaaaacttgtttttttaaaacttatttcagAATTCTGATCTAGACATATTTCACAATAAGTATTTCTAGCCTGTCAAATTATCCAGATTCCtcaataaatcattttgattCCAGGTTGTAAGGCAAGAAGAAAATGCCAGTGAAGGTGAATATTTAGGTAAGGCACAGCAGCCAGGCTAGTTATCTCAATTTTTGAAGGCACTGTAGATCATCCTAACCAGTAGAACTGTCAGGAGACACCATGGTCACAATGCCTGGAGATCTTTCTCTGATCTCAACTTTCTCATCTTGGATTACCTGAGATTGCTCTGAGCTGGTGTTAGAAAGACATGAGCCTTCAGCAGCTTGTAGTATTGTTATGTTACCTAAAGAAATACTTTGGGGTTGACTGATTGGATCTGGATGTAAGGGCTTCCGAGATTTGCGTGTCATGTTGAGGATGGGATAGCTACCAGACTCTGTCATGGCCTGACACACATGTTCCCAGGCTGTGACACCGTTAAGGCAGTGGGCTGGGTTGCTGACAGCCTGGCAGAGTAACTCTGTGTGTTGACGCAGCTGGGAAATCTCCTGCTCAGTGCTGTTGCTCTGGCGAAGGAGCTCCTTTGTACGCAAGGTAATGTCCAACAGACCCGACTGCCTGAGAAGTTCTACCGTGTTGAGGAATCGCCGATGGTGAGGACTAGAGTTGATTTTCCTTTGACTTCCGCCGTCTGAGTGATCAGAAGATGCAGTGTGCAGACTAGAGATGGATGGAGATCCTGGGTTTGTGGAATAAAtgctgaaggtggaggaggACAAGCTGTTTCTGCTTGACAAGGTGCTCAACAGGACAGAGTTTGAAACTGTCGGTTGGTTGTGATGATGTTCCTCCGACGGACCTGTCGTTACTGAATTGTCTTCAGTCTTACGTTCTGTGCACATCCTCTTGCTCAAATATTGGGATTCCTGGTTTGATAAAGACTTGTCAGGTGGTTTCTTGATAGGATGTGGTGCTATGCGAGGGTAAGACTTAAGAATAGGAAGGTAggtgttgtttattttatttcccgtGACTCTCAAATTTTGGGACTTGAAAGGCTTGCTAAGATGAATCGATGCTGGCACAAAGTTTGACTGATCCGGGCTGATCATATGTGGAGAAACAATATGGTTGCTTATCCTCATGCTGTTATTTACATGCAACTGACTTCTTTTCAGGGTTGTAGCTGGCTGCTGGGTGaaagaacagagaaaagaagaaagcagcTATATCATTCAGGAATAAACATGGCACGTAGCTTCTTAAAAGATGTTTAAGAAGCTACGTGTTGTAAGAAGGCTGTACCAAACTGTGGTTCAAAgaacaactgaaaacattttcacgGATAGGTTGAACTTGAATTGAtagactttaaaacaaactcttgaTCTCAAACACAGCTTCCTATTTTTGTTCCTAcaggttttaatttatttctatattttccaTTTGAGTATGTGCAACTAAACTTCTTTACTAGTGCAATTACCTTGATGATGTAGATGGGTTGGTGAACCAGTTTGGTTGACATGACAGCAGGATTTCCAGTATTTCTGCCACCATGTACTTTAGACTGACCAGTTTGTGGAGCCTCTGCATGTTCTACCAATCTCAGCTGGCTTTTGGTGCTCCTCTGGACCTCAATATCTGTCTGCTGCCAGTCGGAACCGTCTGGGAATCAGAGAACACAGAATGAAGTAACAGGGTTCAAATCTTTGTCAGGCGTCttggaaaaaaaccctcaaaactTCTGCATTTGATAAAATGCCCAGTTGTAACAAATTATATTACGAATCTGTTTTCACAATCAATTAAGtgatttgtatagcacatttcagcaacacggCAGTTCAAAGAGCTTCACATcgtgaaaaaataaaaggacaTCAAAAACATTATAGTCAACAATTGAATATGTTGGACAATGTTCCACATATTACGGTTCAAACTCAACTCTAAACAGGtaggtttttagtctagatttaaaggcactcagtgtttcagctgttttgtagtttttagttctggttctggggatgcagagcagaccaaaACTAGAAGACTTGAGAGATCTGgagggttgatacaacaacagcagatctttaatgtattgtgttgctaagccattcagtgatttataaactaacaacaatatttaaaatttattctttGAGTTACAGGGAGCTTGTGTAAGGATTTTAGATCTCAGTTTGAAGTTTGGAAAAGcttataaatgataaaataagtCTTAGCTTTGATTAATGTATTAATCTTTGAATGTGAATTTGGCTTTTGATTCTGTTCAATAATTGAATCTACTTTATGATTGGATGTCAAATGTGATAGGCTAAGCAAGGGTTTTAAGAtgcagaaaagaggaaaaacttttGGATGACTAAGGCTTGTGCTATATATGTTTATTTGGAGTATAATTCCTGGAACATTAGCATGTTGTTTTCCTTGGTATCGTATAGTTCCAAATATACAAAGATGCCCGACAGACAAAATTTGAACCAACAGCCTTCCACTCTGAGTTATCTTCTGGCCAGAACGTCTGTTTTGCTGAGATTTCCTGTAGATGTAGCCTACAGGAAAACATCTTTAACACAGTTTTTTGATATATTGTGAGGTTGGcttatttttgtacattaatGTAGTTTTACATAGCTTTTTAGGCTACATGCACACATTTACCGCAAACACTTTAACTCACCAGAATACCCAGAGTCTttttctgagctgcagctggagccTCTTCTGTTAGAATCAACTGCATGCTTTAGGTCACGTATTGCCAGCAAGGTATTGCTGTTGCTCTTATCTTTCGCATTCTTGCTTGATGGTGCACAGGGACCATTTTCCCTGAAACAAAGCTGCTCTTTCGGCATGACGGcccttaaaaaaaatgtggtaTTTACTTCaagataaaaacagtttggTGAAAGGTTACTTGCAATAGTATTAATATCACTGGAACTTAACCAAGTTTACAATGTTGCAACCACAAGCTTTTATGCactttattgaaattttaaataatagacCTAAGCAGTGACTAGAACTGAAGTGAATG harbors:
- the LOC114133165 gene encoding sodium- and chloride-dependent GABA transporter 2-like; amino-acid sequence: MLNEKCAQKALPPEVEERGHWGSKVQFLLAVAGNVVGFGNVWRFPYLCYKNGGGAFLVPYLVFVVTCGVPLFLLETTMGQYTQEGGITCWRKLCPLAEGIGFGGQLILFYSCMTYIIILSWGLLYLVFSFSSQLPWASCDNYWNTEDCVDFSTNSTFQWTNRTNSTSAATEFWERRVLAISGGIEEVGSIRWEVLLCLIVMWIICYFCIWKGVKSTGKVVYFTATFPYVMLLILLIRGLTLPGALEGVVFYLLPEPSRLTDPQVWMEAGAQIFFSYSVGVGSLTVLGSYNKHNNNCYRDCLWLCFLNSATSVVAGFAVFSVLGFMAHQQGIPIAEVAESGPGLAFIAYPQAVAMMPLPQLWSICFFVMLILLGLDTEFVSMEVVMTSIIDMFPRVMRRAGRRESFLLLFCLICFFSQLVMITEGGMFVFQLFDYYACNGACILFLCVFETLSMGWVFGADRLYGIIEDMTGVKANPFFKICWLYITPLVSLGSFICSLIKYQPLTFNRWYVYPSWAYVLGWVLALSSILLVPGWALYKMMTASGTPRQRLQYLCQPALSDSPTQIRGAELQNKGVDLMQPFMVN
- the LOC114133166 gene encoding CLOCK-interacting pacemaker — protein: MPKEQLCFRENGPCAPSSKNAKDKSNSNTLLAIRDLKHAVDSNRRGSSCSSEKDSGYSDGSDWQQTDIEVQRSTKSQLRLVEHAEAPQTGQSKVHGGRNTGNPAVMSTKLVHQPIYIIKPATTLKRSQLHVNNSMRISNHIVSPHMISPDQSNFVPASIHLSKPFKSQNLRVTGNKINNTYLPILKSYPRIAPHPIKKPPDKSLSNQESQYLSKRMCTERKTEDNSVTTGPSEEHHHNQPTVSNSVLLSTLSSRNSLSSSTFSIYSTNPGSPSISSLHTASSDHSDGGSQRKINSSPHHRRFLNTVELLRQSGLLDITLRTKELLRQSNSTEQEISQLRQHTELLCQAVSNPAHCLNGVTAWEHVCQAMTESGSYPILNMTRKSRKPLHPDPISQPQSISLGNITILQAAEGSCLSNTSSEQSQVIQDEKVEIRERSPGIVTMVSPDSSTG